The following are encoded in a window of Fusibacter sp. A1 genomic DNA:
- a CDS encoding ABC transporter permease, which translates to MKLWYSFTKELKLSSKSWYFYIEIGMAIVFLVILLFVVPENFNDKSGEYIYMDLPDTYVEYMFDQTRNEDLDHQEQIVELEINDRTVTATLFITSDKEIYYLDDKQAVFDFADIEKKFAADMYLNDKGEIAYTYYLQGYEADRLKNLYLVFHNKVASLGDIKTHVEAQEVRVMHEGFKDMSDRESFIPVFLTFNGSLMGLFIIAAYIFLDKQEGIIKAYAVTASTVWQYLLSKVGVLSVTTLITSLIMVIPIIGFDINYGLLILFLITSGLFASSLGLVLTSYFKDFMQSFGALFIVIIFFMLPNIAYFIPSWDPVWMKFIPSYYMIQSFKEIILPSTDVNFVLMSSLGLFIAGSVLFTFANYRFKKTLTI; encoded by the coding sequence ATGAAGTTATGGTATAGTTTCACCAAAGAGCTGAAACTATCGTCTAAAAGCTGGTACTTTTATATCGAAATCGGTATGGCGATTGTCTTTTTAGTAATCTTGCTTTTCGTAGTTCCCGAAAATTTCAACGACAAATCCGGTGAGTATATCTACATGGATCTTCCCGATACGTATGTCGAGTATATGTTCGATCAGACAAGAAACGAGGATTTGGATCATCAGGAGCAAATCGTAGAACTCGAGATAAACGACAGGACCGTCACAGCCACACTTTTTATCACCAGCGACAAAGAAATCTATTATTTGGATGATAAGCAAGCGGTTTTCGACTTTGCGGATATCGAAAAGAAGTTCGCTGCTGACATGTATTTGAACGACAAAGGTGAGATAGCCTACACTTACTACCTGCAGGGCTACGAAGCGGACCGCCTAAAAAATCTTTACTTGGTGTTCCACAACAAAGTCGCAAGTCTTGGAGACATCAAGACCCATGTTGAAGCGCAAGAAGTAAGGGTGATGCACGAAGGGTTTAAGGACATGTCCGATAGGGAGAGTTTCATACCTGTCTTCCTGACATTCAACGGCAGTCTGATGGGCCTATTCATCATCGCCGCGTACATCTTCCTGGATAAGCAGGAAGGCATCATCAAAGCTTATGCTGTCACGGCATCCACCGTGTGGCAGTATCTTTTAAGCAAGGTCGGAGTGCTTTCAGTCACTACATTGATCACAAGCCTCATCATGGTGATTCCGATCATAGGATTTGATATCAATTACGGTCTTCTGATCTTGTTTCTGATCACCTCAGGGTTATTCGCATCCTCACTGGGGCTAGTGCTGACAAGTTACTTTAAGGATTTCATGCAATCTTTTGGAGCGCTGTTTATCGTCATTATTTTCTTCATGTTGCCGAATATAGCCTACTTCATTCCTAGCTGGGATCCCGTCTGGATGAAATTCATTCCATCCTACTACATGATCCAGAGCTTCAAGGAAATCATACTCCCATCGACCGATGTGAACTTTGTACTGATGTCTTCTTTAGGTCTGTTTATAGCTGGATCGGTTCTTTTCACCTTTGCAAACTACAGATTTAA
- a CDS encoding ABC transporter ATP-binding protein → MISVKNLHHSYSKDDKYAVKDVSFEVAEGEVFGFLGPSGAGKSTTQGILTGLLQLQKGQVSVAGYDVKKIKNEMFNKIGMSFEQSNVYSKMTAKENLDFYAKLFDVETMDSQKLLEMVGLGDKANLKAGEFSKGMKHRLTFARSMINKPTLWFLDEPTTGLDPAIAAEIKDIIKARQKEGVTIFLTTHNMYIADELCDRVAFIVDGEIKLIDSPKNLKLQYGEKFVDVEYIKDDKVVKDTFSTTLDEDKKRLQEVIGSYEIVTMHTKEATLEEIFIKVTGRGLI, encoded by the coding sequence ATGATTAGTGTTAAGAATCTGCATCATTCTTATAGCAAGGATGACAAGTACGCTGTTAAAGATGTAAGTTTTGAAGTAGCCGAGGGAGAGGTATTCGGGTTCTTAGGACCATCAGGCGCCGGTAAGTCGACTACACAAGGAATCCTAACAGGACTTTTGCAACTTCAAAAGGGTCAAGTGTCTGTGGCTGGATACGATGTAAAGAAAATCAAAAACGAAATGTTCAACAAAATCGGCATGTCATTTGAGCAGTCCAACGTCTACAGCAAGATGACCGCAAAAGAAAATCTGGACTTTTATGCAAAGCTATTCGATGTCGAAACGATGGATTCTCAAAAACTTTTAGAGATGGTCGGTCTTGGCGACAAGGCCAACTTGAAAGCCGGCGAATTTTCAAAAGGCATGAAGCACAGACTTACCTTTGCAAGATCGATGATCAACAAACCTACCTTATGGTTTTTAGATGAGCCGACAACCGGATTAGACCCTGCAATCGCAGCTGAAATCAAAGACATCATCAAGGCCAGGCAAAAAGAAGGCGTCACTATCTTCTTGACCACGCACAACATGTATATCGCCGATGAACTTTGCGACAGGGTCGCATTCATCGTCGACGGTGAGATCAAACTGATCGATTCACCTAAAAATCTTAAACTGCAATACGGCGAAAAGTTTGTAGATGTAGAGTATATCAAAGACGACAAGGTTGTCAAAGACACCTTCTCCACCACCTTGGACGAAGACAAGAAAAGACTTCAAGAAGTCATCGGAAGCTACGAGATTGTCACGATGCACACCAAAGAAGCGACTCTTGAAGAGATCTTCATCAAAGTAACCGGAAGGGGGCTTATCTAA